One genomic segment of Flavobacteriaceae bacterium includes these proteins:
- a CDS encoding DUF4159 domain-containing protein translates to MNFSKTFILIHVALAVFLLLNVKTTAQEVAILKYSGGGDWYANPTAVPNLIKFSNMYCDTQINENPKTVAVGDIDIFNYPVLFMTGHGNVYFSENDAKNLRSYLIAGGFLHISDNYGLDPFIRRELKKVFPTLELQEIPTNHPIYHQPYIFENGLPKIHEHDKKIAQGFGLFYEGRLVCFYDYESDLSDGWEDASVHNNPKEVREKALKMGANIIVYAFKN, encoded by the coding sequence ATGAATTTTAGTAAAACGTTTATTTTAATACATGTCGCTTTAGCTGTATTTCTTCTCTTAAATGTGAAAACAACAGCACAAGAGGTAGCCATTTTAAAGTATAGCGGAGGTGGCGACTGGTATGCAAACCCTACTGCAGTGCCTAACCTTATTAAGTTCTCTAATATGTATTGTGATACACAAATTAACGAAAACCCAAAAACAGTAGCCGTTGGTGATATCGATATATTTAATTATCCTGTCCTCTTTATGACCGGTCACGGAAATGTGTATTTCTCTGAAAATGATGCTAAAAATTTGCGTTCTTATCTGATCGCCGGCGGATTTTTACACATTTCTGACAATTACGGATTGGATCCGTTTATTCGCCGTGAATTAAAAAAGGTATTTCCTACTTTAGAACTACAAGAAATTCCAACAAATCATCCCATATACCATCAACCCTATATTTTTGAAAACGGGCTACCCAAAATTCATGAACATGATAAAAAAATAGCACAGGGGTTTGGTCTTTTTTATGAAGGCAGATTGGTTTGTTTTTATGATTATGAATCCGATCTAAGCGATGGTTGGGAAGATGCATCCGTGCATAATAACCCAAAAGAGGTACGCGAAAAAGCACTAAAAATGGGCGCAAATATCATCGTATATGCTTTTAAAAATTAA
- a CDS encoding DUF819 family protein — MEQPLFTNDAIVFGVLMLSLGFVFFTESRTSGFWFKFYKIVPGIFMAYFIPAIFTTLGIIAPEWETVDITGKVIKEKSQLYYVSSRFLLPAALVLMTLSIDLKTVFNLGSKALIMFFTGTIGIIIGGPIAILLVALVAPETVGGEGFDAVWRGLSTVAGSWIGGGANQTAMLEIYQYNPAKYGGMVFVDIVIANIWMAILLIGIGKKDKINKWLKADTSAIEELKEKVTTFMEKVKRNPTLTDLIIILALAFGAVGFGHFAAKYLSTFFNTMISTIDSGIIKNMFTFLTSQFFWLVSISTAIAILLSFTKAKNYEGAGASKLGSIFIYILVASIGMKMDLSLIFDNWSLIFIGIIWMTIHTGLLIIVAKLIRAPYFFLAIGSQANVGGAASAPVVASAFHPSLATVGVLLAVFGYAIGTIAAIGCTILLELAASVV; from the coding sequence ATGGAACAACCTTTATTTACAAATGATGCCATTGTATTTGGCGTTTTAATGCTCTCTCTTGGATTTGTATTTTTTACCGAATCAAGGACATCGGGATTCTGGTTCAAATTTTATAAAATAGTCCCGGGAATATTCATGGCATACTTTATCCCTGCAATTTTTACCACTCTTGGTATCATTGCTCCGGAATGGGAAACGGTTGACATTACCGGTAAAGTAATAAAAGAAAAATCTCAATTGTATTATGTTTCGAGTAGATTTTTACTCCCTGCAGCATTGGTTTTAATGACCTTGAGTATTGATTTAAAAACTGTTTTTAATTTGGGATCCAAAGCATTGATTATGTTTTTTACAGGTACCATAGGAATCATTATCGGAGGGCCAATAGCTATTTTATTAGTAGCCTTAGTTGCTCCCGAAACAGTAGGTGGCGAAGGTTTTGATGCAGTATGGCGGGGACTTTCCACAGTAGCGGGTAGTTGGATTGGTGGTGGAGCCAACCAAACCGCAATGCTGGAGATATATCAATACAATCCTGCCAAATACGGAGGAATGGTATTTGTTGATATTGTAATTGCCAATATATGGATGGCTATCTTGTTAATAGGTATCGGTAAAAAAGATAAAATCAATAAATGGTTAAAAGCAGATACTTCTGCCATTGAAGAATTGAAAGAGAAAGTTACTACATTTATGGAGAAAGTAAAAAGAAATCCTACATTAACTGACCTAATCATTATACTTGCTCTTGCTTTTGGAGCAGTTGGTTTTGGCCACTTTGCCGCAAAGTACTTAAGTACCTTTTTTAATACGATGATCAGTACTATTGATTCCGGCATTATTAAAAATATGTTTACTTTCTTAACATCTCAATTCTTTTGGCTTGTCAGTATTTCAACCGCCATAGCAATTCTATTATCTTTTACAAAAGCAAAAAATTATGAAGGTGCCGGTGCTAGCAAACTTGGCAGTATATTCATCTATATTCTGGTTGCCTCCATTGGAATGAAAATGGATTTAAGTTTGATCTTCGATAATTGGAGTCTTATTTTTATAGGCATTATCTGGATGACTATTCATACCGGATTATTAATTATAGTTGCCAAACTAATCAGAGCACCTTACTTCTTTTTAGCCATAGGCAGTCAGGCTAATGTGGGAGGTGCCGCCTCCGCTCCGGTAGTAGCATCTGCATTTCACCCGTCATTGGCAACCGTAGGTGTACTGTTGGCTGTATTTGGTTATGCAATAGGTACTATTGCTGCCATTGGCTGTACCATACTATTAGAATTAGCAGCATCTGTTGTTTAA
- a CDS encoding DUF4369 domain-containing protein: MKKIFISCLFITLASCSSKKEGNMIVQGTIKRLQKGTLYLQKMNDSILFSVDSVTIYGKDMFKLSDNVDSPEMYFLTFDGNTTEKRIMFFGEQGTITINDHIEKFGLSPVITSSENQKVMDDYFKMTTQFQNKRLSLIEEDFLARKEKDTQKIIEIQEKSMNLIKRRYLFATNYAINNAHYEAAPYIALTDLADANTKLLDTIHSSLSPEIKQSMYGKKLTRFIKRIKENERYDSITK, from the coding sequence ATGAAAAAAATTTTTATCTCCTGTCTGTTTATCACGCTTGCTTCCTGCTCTTCTAAAAAAGAAGGAAATATGATCGTTCAAGGTACTATCAAAAGGTTGCAAAAAGGAACTTTATATCTACAAAAAATGAACGATTCTATTTTGTTTTCCGTAGACTCGGTAACGATATATGGAAAAGATATGTTTAAGTTATCAGACAATGTTGATTCTCCCGAAATGTATTTTCTAACCTTTGATGGAAATACTACAGAGAAAAGAATTATGTTTTTTGGTGAACAAGGCACTATTACCATAAATGATCATATAGAAAAATTTGGCCTTAGCCCTGTTATTACAAGCTCTGAAAATCAGAAAGTAATGGACGATTATTTTAAAATGACCACACAATTCCAGAATAAACGTCTGAGTTTAATAGAAGAAGATTTCCTTGCAAGAAAAGAAAAAGATACTCAAAAAATAATTGAAATTCAAGAAAAATCAATGAATTTAATAAAACGCAGATATCTGTTTGCAACTAATTATGCCATTAATAATGCTCATTATGAAGCTGCTCCCTATATTGCTTTAACAGATTTGGCAGATGCCAATACAAAATTGCTGGATACTATTCACTCGTCTTTAAGCCCGGAAATAAAGCAATCTATGTATGGTAAAAAGCTGACTCGTTTCATAAAGAGGATCAAAGAAAATGAGAGGTATGACAGCATAACTAAATAA
- a CDS encoding DUF4870 domain-containing protein produces the protein MKHNSENTNASLIHISAFAGFIFPFGSIILPLVLWQSLKDRSSFLDEQGKEAVNFNISYALYMLLISITTIPFFIGSLFRDYWHFDENFRNLDIDLGFGNLFGLFAFGSFAGIIGLIRIALIILATIKVNKGEPYKYPLTIKFIK, from the coding sequence ATGAAACATAATAGTGAAAATACAAATGCTTCTTTAATCCATATTTCTGCATTCGCAGGATTCATTTTTCCATTTGGAAGCATCATACTCCCATTGGTTTTATGGCAATCACTCAAAGACAGAAGTTCGTTTTTAGATGAACAAGGAAAAGAGGCTGTCAACTTTAATATTAGCTATGCACTTTATATGTTGCTTATCTCAATTACTACTATTCCGTTTTTTATAGGAAGCCTATTTAGAGATTATTGGCATTTTGATGAAAACTTCCGGAATCTGGATATAGATCTGGGTTTTGGAAATTTATTTGGATTATTTGCATTCGGATCCTTTGCAGGAATTATAGGACTCATTCGGATTGCATTGATCATATTAGCCACCATAAAGGTAAATAAAGGTGAACCTTATAAATACCCTCTTACCATTAAATTTATCAAATAG
- a CDS encoding PadR family transcriptional regulator: MKIENTKAQMRKGVLEYCILSILQNGDAYTSEILSALKSAEMIVVEGTIYPLLTRLKNAGLLSYRWEESTSGPPRKYYVLTENGGMFLKELNKTWNNLIKAVNQVTSKKNKDE, translated from the coding sequence ATGAAGATAGAAAATACCAAAGCACAAATGCGTAAAGGCGTTTTAGAGTATTGCATTTTATCTATTTTGCAAAATGGCGATGCCTATACTTCTGAAATACTATCTGCCTTAAAAAGTGCAGAAATGATCGTAGTAGAAGGTACGATATACCCGCTACTCACCAGGCTCAAAAATGCAGGCCTGCTATCTTACAGGTGGGAAGAATCTACCTCAGGTCCGCCACGTAAATACTATGTACTCACGGAAAACGGAGGCATGTTTTTAAAAGAATTAAACAAAACATGGAACAATTTAATTAAAGCAGTTAACCAAGTAACCAGTAAAAAGAATAAAGATGAATAA
- a CDS encoding PspC domain-containing protein, which translates to MNKTININLGGYFFHIDELAYQKLRRYLDAIAKSLSNDDQGKNEIISDIEMRISELLSEKITDVRQVVNEQDINDIIKIMGAPEDYAETEETYTESGSAYRRKQSGYKKLYRDGEDRLIGGVASGIAHYFDVDVIWIRLAFILFFIGGGFSLLLYIILWILLPEARTTAEKLQMEGTPVNIDNIEKKIRKEFQSMTETIKDGASEVTRKVNEGLKKNTSNARSGFQEFLDTIGNIIVTFFKIIGKFIGVILIIVSAAILISFIIALFSIGSFEILGIEEDFVHIPPFLDSSFFPDWLLALCLFILVGFPFLILFVLGLRILSSNVKQFSKTTSLSLFGVWVVALLMIIFTGIEHGTSYAVDGSSIETKTLQIQSGDTLRIALVNNDGLYYQNKLRRNSRTEEVYDNGVLKTYSNYIKVDVEKSKSDTYTLRLRKTSRGRNRKNAKENAHAMEYNFKIEENSLTLDAYFLSNIKNRYKDEKVYATIYIPENSTVYFDTSTEGFLHGIYDADNRYDSDMATHYFLMTPDGLDCTDCEEEEDNE; encoded by the coding sequence ATGAATAAAACCATAAATATAAACCTAGGAGGGTATTTTTTTCATATAGATGAATTGGCTTATCAAAAATTACGAAGATATTTAGATGCTATTGCCAAATCTTTAAGTAATGATGACCAGGGAAAGAATGAAATTATTTCCGATATAGAAATGCGTATCAGCGAACTGCTGTCAGAAAAAATTACAGATGTAAGGCAGGTTGTAAATGAGCAGGATATCAATGATATTATAAAAATCATGGGAGCACCTGAAGATTATGCCGAGACCGAAGAGACATATACGGAATCCGGAAGTGCATATAGAAGAAAACAGTCCGGTTACAAAAAACTATATAGAGATGGAGAGGACAGGCTCATAGGAGGGGTTGCATCCGGAATAGCACACTACTTTGATGTAGATGTCATTTGGATTCGACTGGCCTTTATTCTGTTCTTTATCGGAGGCGGATTTAGCTTGCTCTTATACATTATTCTATGGATTTTGCTTCCGGAAGCAAGAACTACAGCCGAAAAATTACAAATGGAGGGAACGCCTGTAAATATTGATAATATTGAAAAAAAAATTCGTAAAGAATTCCAGTCAATGACAGAAACCATTAAAGACGGTGCCAGTGAAGTGACCAGGAAAGTAAATGAAGGGTTAAAAAAAAACACAAGTAATGCCAGGTCGGGGTTCCAGGAATTTTTAGATACCATAGGTAATATCATTGTTACTTTTTTTAAAATCATCGGGAAGTTTATAGGAGTTATTTTAATTATTGTATCCGCAGCAATTTTAATTTCATTTATCATTGCACTCTTTTCAATTGGTAGTTTCGAAATTTTAGGAATAGAAGAAGATTTTGTACATATTCCACCTTTTTTAGACAGCTCCTTCTTTCCGGATTGGCTACTGGCTCTATGTCTTTTTATTCTTGTAGGGTTTCCCTTTCTCATTCTTTTTGTTTTAGGTTTAAGAATCCTTTCCAGTAATGTAAAGCAATTTAGCAAAACAACTTCGTTAAGCCTATTCGGAGTGTGGGTGGTAGCCTTATTAATGATCATTTTCACAGGTATAGAACACGGTACGTCTTATGCCGTTGACGGAAGCTCAATAGAAACCAAAACCTTACAAATTCAATCCGGAGATACACTAAGAATAGCCCTTGTAAATAACGACGGCCTGTATTACCAAAACAAGCTCAGGAGAAATTCAAGAACAGAGGAAGTATATGATAACGGCGTTCTGAAAACATATTCCAACTACATAAAAGTAGATGTGGAAAAAAGCAAATCCGATACGTATACACTAAGGCTCAGAAAAACTTCCAGAGGGAGAAATCGAAAAAACGCCAAGGAAAATGCACATGCTATGGAGTACAATTTTAAAATTGAAGAAAATTCACTAACCCTGGATGCTTATTTTCTTTCCAATATCAAAAATAGGTATAAAGACGAAAAAGTGTATGCAACCATATACATTCCGGAAAACAGTACTGTTTATTTCGACACATCCACCGAAGGTTTTTTACACGGAATTTACGATGCGGACAACAGATATGACAGCGATATGGCCACTCATTATTTCCTGATGACACCGGACGGACTGGACTGTACGGATTGTGAAGAAGAAGAAGACAATGAATAA
- a CDS encoding DUF2807 domain-containing protein, giving the protein MKTTTIKKLSIILFISVCISSCGMDMFNRIDGNRNVVTQKRKISDDFTKVKVSSGIDLYLTQGSKNELVVEADENLHDIIITEVENGRLTIYSEKNIWRAKAKKVYLTVTAIEALKATSGSDVYSKNMLKVKDFDLSVNSGADVNITVEADTITTSASSGADLKVSGEAHTHFSSASSGSSINAYALKSKNVTVKVSSGADINIYASETINARASSGGDIDYKGNPEIVNKKTSSGGSVSKR; this is encoded by the coding sequence ATGAAAACAACAACCATCAAAAAACTAAGTATTATTCTATTTATATCAGTATGTATATCCTCTTGTGGTATGGATATGTTCAACCGAATAGACGGAAACCGAAACGTAGTTACCCAAAAAAGAAAAATTAGCGACGATTTTACAAAAGTGAAAGTAAGCAGTGGAATTGACTTATATCTTACTCAGGGAAGCAAAAACGAGTTAGTGGTAGAAGCCGATGAAAACTTACACGACATCATTATCACCGAAGTAGAAAACGGAAGGTTAACTATTTATTCCGAAAAAAATATTTGGAGAGCAAAAGCAAAAAAAGTATACCTGACCGTAACCGCTATAGAAGCATTAAAAGCGACCAGTGGCAGCGATGTTTATTCCAAAAATATGCTAAAAGTAAAAGATTTTGACTTATCCGTAAATAGCGGAGCAGATGTCAATATTACTGTAGAAGCAGATACGATAACCACCAGTGCCAGTAGCGGTGCAGATTTAAAAGTTTCCGGAGAAGCGCATACTCATTTCAGTAGCGCAAGTAGCGGAAGTTCTATAAATGCCTATGCCCTAAAAAGTAAAAATGTAACCGTAAAAGTAAGCAGTGGTGCAGATATCAATATTTATGCATCGGAAACTATTAATGCAAGAGCAAGTAGTGGCGGAGATATTGATTATAAAGGTAATCCGGAAATAGTCAATAAGAAAACATCTTCCGGAGGAAGTGTCTCTAAAAGGTAA
- the pdhA gene encoding pyruvate dehydrogenase (acetyl-transferring) E1 component subunit alpha: MKKVTKQTYLNWYKDMLFWRKFEDKLASVYIQQKVRGFLHLYNGQEAVLAGSLHAMDLSKDKMITAYRNHVQPIGMGEDPKRVMAELYGKVTGTSKGMGGSMHIFSKEFGFYGGHGIVGGQIPLGAGLAFADKYKGSDGVTLTYFGDGAARQGSLHETLNMAMLWKLPVVFIVENNGYAMGTSVERTANHTDIWKLGLGYEMPCGPVDGMNPVKVAEAVDEAIQRARRGDGPTFLEMKTYRYRGHSMSDAQHYRTKDEVEGYKKIDPITQVLDIINEKKYATDEEIETINQEVKELVKECEQFAENSPYPEPNQLYDVVYKQENYPFIK; the protein is encoded by the coding sequence ATGAAAAAAGTCACAAAACAAACCTATCTGAATTGGTATAAAGACATGCTTTTTTGGCGTAAATTTGAAGATAAGCTGGCATCGGTATACATTCAACAAAAAGTAAGGGGTTTTTTACATCTTTACAATGGACAGGAAGCAGTATTGGCAGGTTCTTTGCATGCAATGGACTTATCTAAAGACAAAATGATTACGGCCTATAGAAATCACGTACAACCCATTGGCATGGGCGAAGATCCTAAAAGAGTAATGGCAGAACTCTATGGTAAGGTTACGGGTACTTCCAAAGGCATGGGAGGCTCCATGCATATTTTCTCTAAAGAATTTGGGTTTTACGGTGGACACGGTATTGTAGGCGGTCAGATTCCTTTAGGTGCCGGATTAGCTTTTGCTGATAAATATAAAGGCAGTGACGGTGTTACACTTACTTATTTTGGAGACGGTGCTGCAAGACAGGGTTCTTTGCATGAAACGCTTAATATGGCCATGCTGTGGAAACTGCCTGTTGTGTTTATTGTTGAAAATAATGGCTATGCTATGGGAACTTCCGTTGAAAGAACCGCTAATCATACGGACATTTGGAAGTTAGGTTTGGGATATGAAATGCCCTGTGGTCCCGTAGATGGTATGAACCCGGTAAAAGTTGCCGAAGCCGTAGATGAAGCCATTCAAAGAGCAAGACGTGGTGACGGACCTACTTTTCTGGAAATGAAAACCTACCGCTACAGGGGACATTCCATGTCCGATGCGCAACACTACAGAACAAAAGACGAAGTGGAAGGGTATAAAAAAATAGACCCTATTACTCAAGTACTGGATATTATCAATGAAAAAAAATATGCTACCGATGAAGAGATTGAAACAATCAACCAAGAAGTAAAAGAGTTGGTAAAGGAATGTGAGCAATTTGCAGAAAATTCTCCATATCCCGAACCAAATCAATTATACGATGTAGTATATAAACAGGAAAATTACCCTTTTATCAAATAA
- a CDS encoding pyruvate dehydrogenase — protein sequence MAVIVNMPRLSDTMEEGVVAKWLKSIGDTVEEGDILAEIETDKATMEFESFNEGVLLHIGIREGETAPVDTLLAIIGEEGEDISALLNNDTNDTKEVPEKTTEEVKPTETIASNATTSGVGSVDIPDGVQVITMPRLSDTMTEGTVASWLKNIGDTVEEGDILAEIETDKATMEFESFYEGTLLHIGVREGGSALVDHLLAIIGPEGTDVSGMIAAHKNSALPTTEKTDTDIANTLQQETVKTATAKEVPVISNKNDRIFASPLAKKIAKDKGINLADIIGSGENGRILKRDVENYTPAAITSSDISATPVSSFTPAGEERLEEVKNSQMRKVIARRLGESKFTAPHYYLTVELDMDNAIASRKTINALPDTKVSFNDMVVKACAMALKKHPQVNTTWNGDTTLYHHHIHIGVAVAVDEGLLVPVLKHTDQMSLTQIGSAVRELAGKAKNKKIASNEMEGSTFTISNLGMFGIQEFTSIINQPNSAILSVGTIQEKPVVKNGQIVVGNTMKITLACDHRTVDGATGAQFLQTLKAYLENPVVMLA from the coding sequence ATGGCAGTAATTGTAAATATGCCCAGATTAAGCGACACTATGGAAGAAGGTGTTGTAGCAAAATGGTTAAAAAGTATCGGAGATACAGTAGAAGAAGGGGATATTTTAGCCGAAATTGAAACCGATAAAGCCACTATGGAATTTGAATCTTTCAATGAAGGAGTGTTATTGCATATTGGTATCCGGGAAGGGGAAACTGCTCCTGTAGACACACTGTTGGCCATTATTGGCGAGGAAGGAGAAGATATCTCCGCCTTGTTGAACAACGACACAAACGATACAAAAGAAGTTCCCGAAAAAACCACTGAAGAGGTGAAACCAACGGAAACAATTGCATCCAATGCTACCACATCAGGTGTAGGATCAGTAGATATCCCCGATGGAGTGCAGGTAATTACCATGCCCAGATTGAGTGATACGATGACAGAAGGAACCGTAGCTTCGTGGTTAAAAAATATCGGAGATACAGTAGAAGAAGGGGATATTTTAGCCGAAATTGAAACCGATAAAGCCACTATGGAATTTGAATCTTTCTATGAGGGAACGCTGTTACATATTGGTGTCCGGGAAGGAGGTAGTGCGCTTGTTGACCATCTCTTAGCTATTATCGGTCCTGAAGGAACAGATGTTTCCGGTATGATTGCTGCTCATAAAAATAGTGCTTTACCAACAACAGAAAAAACCGATACGGATATTGCAAATACCCTGCAACAAGAAACAGTTAAAACAGCTACCGCTAAAGAAGTTCCGGTAATATCTAATAAGAATGATAGAATATTTGCCTCTCCCTTGGCAAAAAAAATAGCGAAAGACAAGGGTATTAACTTAGCAGATATCATAGGTTCCGGCGAAAATGGAAGAATTTTAAAGAGAGATGTCGAAAATTATACACCGGCAGCCATAACTTCGTCAGATATTAGTGCAACACCTGTCTCAAGTTTTACTCCGGCCGGTGAAGAACGTCTTGAGGAAGTAAAAAATTCTCAAATGCGTAAAGTAATTGCCAGGCGTTTAGGTGAATCTAAATTTACAGCACCTCATTATTATTTAACTGTTGAGTTAGATATGGACAACGCTATTGCTTCGCGTAAAACCATTAATGCCCTTCCGGATACGAAAGTATCCTTTAATGATATGGTAGTAAAAGCCTGTGCAATGGCATTAAAAAAACACCCTCAGGTGAATACCACCTGGAATGGCGATACTACTTTATATCATCATCATATTCATATAGGTGTTGCGGTCGCTGTGGATGAAGGGCTATTGGTTCCTGTCCTAAAACATACGGATCAGATGAGTTTGACTCAAATCGGCAGTGCCGTCAGAGAGTTGGCAGGAAAAGCTAAAAATAAAAAAATAGCCTCAAATGAAATGGAAGGAAGCACCTTTACGATCTCTAACTTAGGAATGTTTGGAATTCAAGAATTTACTTCCATTATCAATCAGCCTAACTCAGCCATTTTATCTGTTGGAACCATTCAAGAAAAACCTGTGGTAAAAAACGGTCAAATTGTTGTTGGCAATACGATGAAGATAACTTTGGCCTGTGATCACAGAACCGTAGACGGTGCTACCGGAGCTCAGTTTTTACAAACATTGAAAGCTTATTTGGAAAATCCCGTTGTCATGTTGGCCTAA
- a CDS encoding 2-oxo acid dehydrogenase subunit E2: MARFELKLPRMGESVAEATITNWLKEVGDTVALDEAVVEIATDKVDSEVPSEVAGKLIEILLDKEAVVKVGQTMAVIDTEGEDAVEVTSVEKEAITEEVKEIEKMVAAAKESTRLQVMKTSESGKFFSPLVRNIALAEGISMQELETISGTGKEGRVTKKDILAHIKNRTITPPAAVKEDIQPLQANQTEPVRVVSDTEETTFEAAPLTVNTEDETIAMSRMGKLIAKHMVASVQTSVHVQSFIEIDVTRIVKWKNKVKNAFLEREGEKLTFTPILMQAVASTIKKFPMINIAVQGDTIIKKKSIHLGMATALPDGNLIVPVIKNADQLNLVGMTKQVNDLAHRARNNQLKPDEIQGGTYTVTNVGSFGSVMGTPIINQPQVAILALGAIRKMPAVIETSEGDFIGIRQKMFVSHSYDHRVVNGALGGMFIKTLKDTLEAWDVDRSLYN; this comes from the coding sequence ATGGCCAGATTTGAACTGAAATTACCTAGAATGGGTGAAAGCGTTGCAGAAGCAACCATTACCAACTGGTTAAAAGAAGTGGGTGATACCGTAGCGTTAGATGAAGCCGTTGTAGAAATTGCAACGGATAAGGTAGATTCCGAGGTGCCCAGTGAAGTAGCAGGAAAGCTTATTGAAATTTTATTAGATAAAGAGGCAGTAGTAAAAGTCGGGCAAACTATGGCAGTGATTGATACCGAAGGAGAAGACGCAGTTGAAGTTACTTCGGTAGAAAAAGAAGCAATTACGGAAGAAGTAAAAGAGATCGAAAAAATGGTAGCAGCTGCTAAAGAAAGTACACGTCTTCAGGTGATGAAGACCTCGGAATCCGGAAAATTCTTTTCGCCATTAGTAAGGAATATAGCTCTGGCAGAAGGTATTTCCATGCAGGAACTGGAGACGATTAGCGGTACGGGAAAAGAAGGTAGAGTTACCAAAAAAGATATACTAGCCCATATAAAAAACAGGACCATTACACCACCTGCCGCTGTAAAAGAAGATATTCAGCCGCTTCAGGCAAATCAAACGGAACCTGTCAGAGTAGTCTCTGATACTGAGGAAACTACATTCGAAGCAGCACCGCTAACTGTCAATACGGAAGATGAAACGATAGCAATGTCTCGAATGGGAAAACTCATAGCAAAGCATATGGTAGCTTCCGTACAAACATCAGTTCACGTACAATCTTTTATTGAAATTGATGTTACCAGGATCGTGAAGTGGAAGAATAAGGTAAAAAATGCTTTCCTGGAAAGAGAAGGTGAAAAATTGACATTTACACCTATTCTGATGCAGGCAGTTGCGTCAACTATTAAGAAATTCCCTATGATCAATATTGCTGTTCAGGGTGATACTATTATCAAAAAGAAAAGCATCCATTTAGGAATGGCTACTGCTTTGCCGGACGGCAATTTAATTGTACCTGTTATTAAAAATGCAGACCAGTTGAATTTGGTTGGGATGACTAAACAAGTGAATGACCTGGCTCATAGAGCAAGAAATAACCAGTTAAAACCGGATGAGATACAGGGAGGAACCTATACGGTTACGAATGTTGGTAGTTTTGGCTCTGTAATGGGAACTCCCATTATTAATCAACCTCAGGTGGCTATTTTAGCTTTGGGAGCCATTAGAAAAATGCCTGCTGTAATTGAAACTTCCGAAGGTGATTTTATAGGAATCCGCCAGAAAATGTTTGTATCTCATTCGTATGACCACCGAGTGGTCAATGGTGCATTGGGAGGGATGTTTATTAAAACCTTAAAAGATACTTTGGAAGCTTGGGATGTAGACCGGAGTTTATATAATTAA